One window of the Ideonella sp. WA131b genome contains the following:
- the gcvT gene encoding glycine cleavage system aminomethyltransferase GcvT, with translation MPDTALLQTPLHTLHLELGARMVPFAGYAMPVQYPAGLMAEHKQCRESAALFDVSHMGQLRLEAADAAAALETLVPVDVQGLAPGRQRYAFFTNEAGGLLDDLMIVRPQPADAAAGFGDLFLVVNAGCKAEDIAHLQRHIGSRCRVVPMPERALLALQGPMAVNALARLNPAVADLVFMSGGRFALAGIECFVTRSGYTGEDGFEISVPEAQAVPLARALLGEPEVQPAGLGARDTLRLEAGLCLYGHDIDTTTSPIEAGLQWAIQKVRRAGGARAGGYPGAALIDRHLALGAPRLRVGLVGLERVPVREGTLLFDTNGTPAGTVCSGTLGPSVNRCIAMAYVPAALAGPGTALMAEVRGKRVPMAVAPMPFHPHRYKR, from the coding sequence ATGCCCGACACCGCCCTGCTCCAGACCCCGCTGCACACACTGCACCTCGAACTCGGCGCCCGCATGGTGCCCTTTGCGGGCTACGCCATGCCCGTGCAGTACCCCGCCGGCCTGATGGCCGAGCACAAGCAGTGCCGCGAATCGGCGGCGCTGTTCGACGTCTCTCACATGGGCCAGCTGCGCCTGGAAGCTGCCGATGCGGCCGCGGCGCTGGAGACGCTGGTGCCGGTGGACGTGCAGGGCCTGGCGCCCGGCCGCCAGCGCTACGCCTTCTTCACCAACGAGGCCGGCGGCCTGCTCGACGACCTGATGATCGTCAGGCCGCAGCCGGCGGATGCGGCCGCGGGCTTCGGCGACCTCTTCCTCGTCGTCAACGCCGGCTGCAAGGCCGAGGACATCGCGCACCTGCAGCGCCATATCGGCAGCCGCTGCCGCGTCGTCCCCATGCCGGAGCGCGCGCTGCTGGCGCTGCAGGGCCCTATGGCGGTGAACGCGCTGGCGCGGCTCAACCCCGCGGTGGCGGATCTGGTGTTCATGAGCGGCGGGCGCTTCGCGCTGGCCGGCATCGAGTGCTTCGTCACCCGCAGCGGCTACACGGGCGAGGACGGCTTCGAGATCAGCGTGCCCGAGGCGCAGGCCGTGCCGCTGGCGCGCGCGCTGCTGGGCGAGCCCGAGGTCCAGCCCGCCGGCCTGGGCGCGCGCGACACGCTGCGCCTGGAAGCCGGCCTGTGCCTGTACGGCCACGACATCGACACCACCACCAGCCCCATCGAGGCCGGCCTGCAATGGGCCATCCAGAAGGTGCGCCGCGCCGGTGGTGCACGCGCGGGTGGCTACCCGGGTGCCGCGCTCATCGACCGCCATCTCGCCCTTGGCGCACCGCGCCTGCGCGTGGGCCTCGTGGGCTTGGAGCGAGTGCCGGTACGCGAAGGCACGCTGCTGTTCGACACCAACGGCACCCCCGCCGGCACGGTGTGCAGCGGCACGCTGGGCCCCAGCGTCAACCGCTGCATCGCCATGGCCTATGTGCCGGCTGCGCTGGCCGGCCCCGGCACGGCGCTGATGGCCGAGGTGCGCGGCAAGCGCGTGCCGATGGCCGTCGCCCCGATGCCCTTCCACCCGCACCGCTACAAGCGCTGA
- the gcvH gene encoding glycine cleavage system protein GcvH — MTTMYTPDHEWINIEDHLAAVVGITHHAQDALGDVVFVDLPEVGKTLQKGEVAGVVESVKAAADLYMPVSGEVVEVNTALRDDPSLANADPLGKGWFFKVKVADMAEFDQLMDPPAYDALLKTL, encoded by the coding sequence ATGACCACGATGTACACGCCCGACCACGAGTGGATCAACATCGAAGACCACCTCGCCGCCGTCGTCGGCATCACGCACCACGCGCAGGACGCGCTGGGCGATGTGGTCTTCGTCGACCTGCCCGAGGTCGGCAAGACGCTCCAGAAGGGCGAGGTCGCGGGCGTGGTCGAGAGCGTCAAGGCCGCAGCCGACCTCTACATGCCCGTCAGCGGCGAGGTCGTCGAGGTCAACACCGCACTGAGGGACGACCCGTCGCTGGCCAACGCCGACCCGCTGGGCAAGGGCTGGTTCTTCAAGGTCAAGGTCGCCGACATGGCCGAGTTCGACCAGCTGATGGACCCGCCGGCCTACGACGCGCTGCTGAAAACCCTCTGA
- a CDS encoding CoA-binding protein has protein sequence MSMPDHTPDHPAEPDLAVAFARLMDRHRSIRAYKPDPPPGGLVDTVLAQALQGGSSSGNLNLVSVVKTQDAERRRALWALHGEQDMILQAPLVLTFCADSHRTRAWLAQRSARLGFADLVSWHTAAFDAMILSQNAALAFESHGLGICYMGTTLFSMRGIAELPGAARERAARHQSGGGLARRGARPARPPAGHRLDPRRALHAAHARAHRRRLRAARGARPRALPVVQPADGGALAGAQHHIARAVLHEPAQVRPRPFCRVLGRHRGAPGRARLAAQPGRVSMAAPDDATLRRILRDCRTIAVVGLSADWNRPSCFAASYLQGKGYRIVPVNPKAESILGERCYARLEDIPFVVDMVDVFRKPADVPPIAASAVAIGAKCLWQQLGVMNAEADATARAAGLDSVMDRCVKIEHARLYGGLHWAGVNTGVISSKRRLA, from the coding sequence ATGAGCATGCCCGATCACACGCCCGATCACCCCGCCGAACCCGACCTCGCCGTCGCCTTTGCCAGGCTGATGGACCGCCACCGTTCCATCCGCGCCTACAAGCCCGACCCGCCGCCCGGGGGCCTGGTCGACACGGTGCTGGCACAGGCTCTGCAGGGCGGCAGTTCCAGTGGCAACCTCAACCTCGTCTCGGTGGTGAAGACGCAGGACGCCGAGCGCCGCCGCGCGCTGTGGGCGCTGCATGGCGAGCAGGACATGATCCTGCAGGCCCCGCTGGTGCTGACCTTCTGCGCCGACAGCCACCGCACGCGCGCCTGGCTGGCGCAGCGCAGCGCGCGGCTGGGCTTTGCCGATCTGGTGAGCTGGCACACCGCCGCTTTCGACGCGATGATCCTGTCGCAGAACGCGGCGCTGGCCTTCGAGAGCCACGGCCTGGGCATCTGCTACATGGGCACCACGCTGTTCTCGATGCGCGGCATCGCCGAGCTGCCTGGAGCTGCCCGAGAACGTGCTGCCCGTCACCAGTCTGGTGGTGGGCTGGCCCGACGAGGCGCCCGCCCAGCGCGACCGCCTGCCGGCCACCGCCTGGATCCACGACGAGCGCTACACGCCGCCCACGCCCGAGCGCATCGACGCCGACTTCGCGCTGCGCGAGGTGCGCGGCCGCGAGCGCTACCTGTCGTTCAGCCCGCAGATGGCGGCGCGCTGGCAGGAGCACAGCATCACATCGCTCGCGCAGTACTACACGAGCCCGCTCAAGTACGACCCCGACCGTTTTGCAGAGTTCTCGGCCGACATCGAGGCGCTCCTGGCCGAGCGCGGCTGGCGGCGCAGCCCGGGCGCGTGAGCATGGCCGCGCCCGACGACGCCACGCTGAGGCGCATCCTGCGCGACTGCCGCACCATCGCCGTGGTGGGGCTCTCGGCCGATTGGAACCGGCCCAGCTGCTTCGCCGCCAGCTACCTGCAGGGCAAGGGCTACCGCATCGTGCCGGTCAACCCCAAGGCCGAGTCGATCCTCGGTGAGCGCTGCTACGCGCGGCTGGAGGACATCCCGTTCGTGGTGGACATGGTCGACGTGTTCCGCAAGCCGGCCGACGTGCCGCCGATTGCCGCCAGCGCCGTGGCCATCGGCGCCAAGTGCCTGTGGCAGCAACTGGGCGTGATGAACGCCGAGGCCGACGCCACTGCACGTGCGGCGGGGCTGGATTCGGTGATGGACCGCTGCGTGAAGATCGAGCACGCTCGGCTGTACGGTGGCCTGCACTGGGCGGGCGTGAACACGGGCGTGATCTCATCGAAGAGGAGGCTTGCATGA